The Polaribacter sp. KT25b genome contains the following window.
AACTTAATTAAGAAAACTATCATTAATTACACTAATATTATGAAAGCAAGTTTAACATTAGGAAAAGTATCTAATTTTATAGGACTAGGTTTTTTTACAACATTAAAAGATCTATTTACTGGAAAGCTAGATAAAGAAGATTTTAAAAATTTACTACGCAAGTTTATTGTTCCACTTGCTTCCATTTTATTGTTCTTTCTTTTATGGCATTTAGGGGCAAAATCTTTATACAATATAGAGGCAGAATATAAAATTGAAAAAGCGTTACAAGATCAAGGGCAAGCAGCAGCAGATGCTTTAACAGCTTGTATTGCTTCTGGTGAATCTAGTTGTCAGCCAAATACCTTGCCTTCTCCTAGTCAGGTTTGGGATTCTTTTCAATCTTTATTAAGAGATCATAATATTATTAGTGCAGACAAAGCTGCATTTGCAGAAAAAACTGCAGCTTTAAATGCTAAAAGAATTGCTGCTGGTAAAGATGCAATTGTTTATACGGGTAGACCATCTTTTGTAGATCAAATATATAGAAGTTTACAAACCGTATTTGCAGGTTTTTTATTAGCATTAGTAATTGCTGTTCCTTTAGGAATCTTTATTGGGTTAAGTCCTACTTTAAAAAGTGCTTTTAACTGGTTTATTCAAATCTTTAAACCAGTATCTCCAGTTGTTTGGTACTTGTTAGTTTTTATGATTGTAAAAACGTTACTAATTGGTTCTGCAGATGATAGTTCATTTACAATTTCATTTATAAGTGTTGGTTTATGTTCTATGTGGGCAACTTTAGTAAACACAGCAATGGGAGTTTCTTCTGTAGATAAAGATTATATAAATGTTGCAAAAGTTTTAAAATTAGGAACTTTTCAAAAGATATTTAAAGTAGTATTACCTTCATCTTTACCATTAATTTTTACGGGATTAAAAATCACGTTGTCAGTTGCTTGGATGGTTTTAATTGCCATTGAACTTTTGGCACAGAGTCCAGGTTTAGGATTGTTTGTTTGGGAAGAATTCCAGAATGGAGCTAACGATTCTAATGCAAAAATTATTGTTGCAATGTTTGTTATAGGAATCATTGGTTTCTTGTTAGACAGATTAATGTTAACAATTCAAAACTGGGTTTCATTTGATAAAACTGATGCAATTTAATAATTAGTTCAACAATTAAACATCAAAAAAAATGGCATATTTAGAGCTTAATAATATTTGCAAAACCTATGGAAATGATGGGGATGAAACTGAGGTTTTATCTAATATAAACCTTAAAATAGAAGAAGGTGAATTTGTTGCAATTGTTGGTTTTACAGGAAGTGGAAAAACAACGTTAGTAAATTTAATAAATGGGTTAATAGAACCAACAAGTGGTGAGGTTTTGTTTAAAGGAGAACCTGTAAATGGTACAAGCCATGAAAGAGGAGTTATTTTTCAGAACTACTCATTATTACCTTGGTTAACTGTTGGTCAAAATGTATTTATGGCAGTAAAAGAAGCTTTTCCAAAGAAAAATAAGGCAGCATTAAATGAAATAGTTGCTAATTATGTTGAAATGGTGAGTTTAACACCAGCCATAAATAAAAGACCTAATGAGTTATCAGGTGGAATGCGTCAAAGAGTTGCAGTGGCAAGAGCTTTAGCAATGAAACCAGAGATGATTATTATGGATGAACCTTTAGGTGCTTTAGATGCTTTAACTCGTGGAAATTTACAGGATGAAATTTTAAATATTTGGGGAAAAGATAAAAGAACAGCTTTGTTAATTACAAATGATGTAGATGAAGGAATTTATATGGCAGATAGAATTATTCCATTACGTCCAGGGCCAAATGCAACTTTAGGTCCAGAGTTTAAAATTGATTTAGAGCGTCCTAGAGACAAAACAGAAATGAATGATAATCCTAATTTTAAGAAAACTCGAAATGAAATTATTGAGTATTTAATGGATATTGGAAATGAGCGTAAATCTGTGGCTAAAGAAGAAATAATACTTCCAGATTTAGTTCCTAAGGATTTTGTTAACCAGTTTAAATTTGGAAACTAATGAGTATGATAACAAAAAGTACAACTACCAAAAATGTAATAGAAAACGGCCTTTTTCCTTCTAGTGAAGTGATGTTGGATTTAAAGAACCTAAAAAAAGTATATCCTACTCCAAAAGGTGATTATGTGGTTTTAGAAGATTTGAATCTTCAGATAAAAAAAGAAGAATTTGTTACCATTATTGGGCATTCTGGTTGTGGTAAAACAACGATGCTTTCTATGATTGCAGGATTAAACCCAATTTCTGGAGGAAACATTTCTGTACTTGGTAAACATATAAAAGGACCAGGACCAGATAGAGGTGTTATTTTTCAATCGCCAAGTTTAATGCCATGGATGACTTCTTTACAAAATGTATTGTTAGGCGTAAATCAAGTTTTTCCTGATGCAACAAAAGCACAAAGAAATGATGTTGCAAAATATTATTTACAAAAAGTTGGTTTAGAAGATTCTTTTCATAAAAAAGCAAGCGAATTATCTCAAGGAATGCAGCAAAGAGTTGGTATTGCCAGAGCATTTGCAATTAAACCTAAAGTACTTTTATTAGATGAACCTTTTGGAATGTTAGATTCTTTAACAAGAGGAGAATTACAAGATATATTAATTGAAATCTGGAATAAAGAAAAAATTACTGCTGTAATGATTACTCATGATGTTGATGAAGCCATCTTTTTAGCAGATAGAGTAGTAATGATGACAAGTGGTCCCAAAGCAAAAATAGGAGACATTTTAGATATCAATTTTGAAAGACCAAGAACAAGAAAATCAGTTTTAGAACACGACGATTATTACAAATACAGAAAGCATTTAATAGACTTTCTAGAACATTAAAAAATAAAATAGTGATATTTATAGAGTTAAAAACATCTGATTTGTCATAAATAAGATATTTTTGTCTTTTTATATTGCGCCTTTAAATATATATTAATTTAATACTAAAAATAGAATAAAAATGAAAAAACAATACATAATATTAGCGCTAATGTTGGTGAGTTGTCAGTTTATAAACGCACAATTTACTCTAGATGGAGAATTTAGACCACGTACAGAGTATAGAAATGGATTTGGAAATTTAATAACGGATGGAACAGATGCTGGTTTTGGGATTTCAACAAGAGTAAGACTGAATACAAGTTATATGACAGATAATTATTGGTTTTATGTTAGTTTACAAGATGTAATGGTTTGGGGAGAAAACAGACAGATTTTACCTTACGATCAAAATAATTCTTTTGCAGTTTTTCAAGCTTGGGCAGAACTTAAGTTAGGAGAAAATACATCTACAAGAATTGGTCGTCAAGTTTTATCTTATGATGATCAAAGAATTTTAGGGGGATTAGATTGGGCACAGCAAGGTAGAAATCATGATGCTGCTTTATTAAAACATGTAAAAGGAAACTTTATGTTAGATTTTGCACTAGCATTTAATCAAGATTATTCAAATCCAACTGGTTTTCAGTCAGTAGGAACTGCATACAACACAACAGGTTATTTCTCATATAAAACAATGCAGATGTTATATATGAAACAAAAATGGGATAAAATTACTGGTAGTTTATTACTATTAAATAATGGTTTTCAAGAGTATGATGTTAATAATGCTGCAGATGGAGTAAGTAATTTACAAACATTAGGAACGCATTTAAACTATAAGGAAGGAAAAATTGGTTTAGCTGCAAATGCATATTTACAAACTGGAAAACGTCAAGGAAAAGTTGATGTAAAAGGTGCTTATTTATTAGGTTTAGATGCAACTTATAAAGTAACATCTAAATTAAGTTTAGGTTTAGGTGTAGAGGCTATTAGTGGAAACGATGGTGGAGTTGGGGAAACAGGAGCTTTCTTTCCTTTATATGGAACAAATCATAAGTTTAACGGGTTTATGGATTATTTTTATGTAGGTAATCATGCAAATTCTATTGGTTTAGTAGATTTTCATGTAAGTGCGAATATTTCTTTAAATAAATCTTCAAGTTTAATGGTAAAAGCTCTTAATTTTAGAGGAGAACAAGCGTTAGCAAGTGGAGAAAAATCTTTAGGAACTGAAGTAGATTTAGTTTACAAAAAGAAATTTAAAGGATATGCATTAGTTCTTGGATATTCTCAAATGTTTGCAAGTGATGGAATGTATGAGTTAAAAGGAATTGCAAAAACTGCTGCTGCAGGAACTCAAAATTGGGCTTGGGCAATGTTAGTAATCAAACCAAAATTTTTAACCGGAAAATAATAGTAAAAAACGTTTAAAAACAAAACACCCTTAAAAATTTATAAAATAAATTTTTAAGGGTGTTTTTATTATCTTAATTATTCTTTATAGAGAATAGCTTAAACCAAATAACCAGTAAGATTGTAGTTTATTATCTACAGTATTAAAAGTTTCTGCAGGATTAGAAATTAAAGCATTATTTAAAGCTTCTTGTTTATTTTTTCTTAAACCAAGCTCAAAGCCTAAACCAATTCCTTTCCATATAGTATATCCAAAAGAGTTTGTAAATGTCCAGTTAGAAAAATCACCATCTTTATAGCTTTGAAACATAGATAAGTTAGATTTTACACTTAAACCTCCGTATTTTTTGGTGTAATCTGCTACTATCTTAGCACCTAAAGAAGATTCGAAAATACTACCAGAATTACTGAAAACAAAATTGTAGTTTCCTGGGTGTATTACAACAACTAAATTGTTTGTAGGTGTCCATGTTGCACCTACCCCAAGATCTAAAAATCCAGGATCATTAAAATTATCTATTAAAGTTGTTCTGTATTCTGCTAAACCAGAAATTGCCCATTTTTTATTTAATCTTTTACCATATAAAGAAGAGATTGTAAAAACATCTGTTGCGGTTTCAAAATCTTCATCACCAGTTACACCAGGAGTTTTGTCATCTAACTTTACCCAACCTAAGTTAATTGCCGCAGAGTTTCTCCAGAAAAAATCATTTTGAATTAAGTTGGCATAACCATTAATTGTAACGCCAATATTACCTGCAGATGCATCTGGTGCTGTTCTAGAATACCAATTGTTAAAGCCAGATAAACTAGCACCAATTGTACCAAAAGCACCTTTTCTCCAACCTGGAAGTGCGTCTATTTTGCCTTGTAAAGCTTTTGCTTTTGATTGTAATTTAGCAATTGAATCTTTTTTAGAAGCTAATGTTTTTTTAAGTTCATCAGCAGTTTGTGCGTTTATAGATAAACCTATAAAAACGAACAATAATAGGATTGATAATTTTTTCATTATTAAAATTTAAAATATTTGATTAAGTAATCTTTCTAGTTTAGACCTAAAAAGTTTTAATAAGTCACTTTTTCATGGAAATTATAATTAAGTCCCATACCAAAAAGTTGCCTAAATTGAATTTTTCCAGATGAATTATCATCAATAATTGTATGAAAAGTCATCTGCATTTTTATAAACTTATTTACCTTAAAACGGATATTTGATTGGTAGTCTAAGTCAATGTTTTGAGGGTTTTCTAAATAATCAGAATAGAGAGCTACAATGTTTTCCATTTCTATATTTTCCATCAGAGAAAATTTAGAATATCCTGTAAGATTAAAACCTAAACTAAATACAGAATTTTTGCCTTCTTCTACACCAAATTTTCCAGAAAATTCATCATTTACAAAAGTAAATCTAGCTGTTGCTGGAGCTATATTTACATTTAAATTGTCAGATTTTTTCCAAAGCATTCCTGGTCCATAACTTAAATATGCAGGAGAAAAGAAGTTAGAAACTGGTGTTTTAGGTTCTGTTTTGTAGTTGTAACCTTCTGAGTATTGGGTTTTAAAATTTGTAAAGAAAGAAAAAAACCAATAATCTTTAGATTTTAAACCTAAAAGGGAATTAAATTCAAAACGGTCATCAGTTTTACGATATCCTTTTTCGCTTAAATGGCTTAAACCATAACCGGTTATAATTCTTGTGTCCCAGTTTAAGTTTTTGTGTTTATGATTAATGTCGTAGTTAATATTTATGTTACCAGCAATAGTGTTTTCTCCTCCAGAAACCCAATTGGTAAATGAAGATTGATTAAAAATAAATGCAAATCTTCCTTGTATTTTCCATTTAGGAGTAGGCAGTGGTTCTTTGTCTTTCTTTTTTTGCGCAGAAAAAGTTACTGAAAATAAAATGCAAAAAAGTAAGAAAAAGTTCTTCAAATTTTTATTCTTTGGTATACAAAAATAACAATATCTCATAAAAATTAAAATTATTTTTTAGATTTATAAAGAGGAACTGTAGAACAAGCTTCACCAAACATAATGCTTTTTGCAATTGGTTGTAATTTTGCAATTAAAAAACTGTAAGCAGAATTTGGGATTGGTTTATTTGCACAACCTTTTATAATAACTGGTTTGTCAGCAAAGTCTCTTAAATCTAAAAACTCCATTAATTCTTGATAAATAACAGTTTCAAGCAAAACTAAATCGCCAATAACAACTTTATTTGCATAAGGTGTTAATTCTGATGCTACTAACATAAAAGCCCAAGAAGGAATAATTGCATCTGCAGAACAAGTTATAGCAACAAAAGAATTTTTGTATTCAGACCAATTATGTTCACTAACAGATTTTCTAAAATCTTTTTCTTTTAAAATAATTTCTTGAAATAACCAGTCTTTAATATCTAAAAGAACTCTTTTTCCTTCAGGATAAATTTCCTCAAGATCAAAAGTCATTAGTTTGCTATTAGATACCCTATTTATTATTTCTTCTTGCATTATTAAGGTTTTAAAATTGTTAATTTAATCTATCAGAATTAAATATTTTAACTAAATTAAAGCATTCCTAATTCTAACTTAGCTTCTTCGCTCATCATATCTTGAGTCCAAGTAGGGTCAAAAGTAATTTCAACTTCACAGTCGTTAATTTCTTTTAGTGTTTTTATTTTGTCTTCAACCTCTCTTGGTAAAGATTCTGCAACTGGGCAATTAGGTGATGTTAGTGTCATTAATATTTTTGCATTATTTTCTTCGGATACAAAAACATCATAAATTAAACCTAATTCGTAAATATCTACAGGAATTTCTGGATCAAAAATTGTCTTTAAAACTCTTACAATTTTATCTCCAATTTCTTCTAATTCTTTATCTGTCATTATGTTTATTCTTAATTATTTAATTTTGATTGTTGTGCAATTGCATACATTTTTATTTGTTTTACCATAGACACTAAACCATTTGCTCTGGTTGGCGAAAGATGTTCTTTTAAACCAATTTCATCAATAAAAGTAGTTTCTGCATTTAAAATATCTGTTGGTTTTTGATTTGAAAAAACGCGCAATAATAATGCCACAATTCCTTTGGTTAAAATAGCATCGCTATCTGCAGTAAATTTTATTGTGTTATTATTTAATTCAGAATATAGCCAAACTTTAGATTGGCAGCCTTTTATAAGATTTTCATCTAATTTATATTTATCATCAATAATTGGTAAAGATTTGCCTAGTTCTATAATATATTCATAACGTTCCATCCAATCATCAAACATAGAAAACTCATCAATAATTTCTTCTTGTATTTCTTTGATAGTCATTTTTTAAAGTTATTTTTGCGGCATCGTAGCCGTTTTATTAAAGGGGCAAAAATACGATAAAAAAGCATTTAAATGCTTGTTAAGTATAAAGTAAACTAATAGTTATTCTAGTTAGAATAATATTTAGAAATAGTAATTGATGTATTAAATTCCAATTTTACTTCTTTATTTATAGGTGTTAGAAGTGAAAAAAATAAAAAAAGTAACATGAGTAAATTATTAGCAGTTGGTACTGTAGCATTTGACGCAATTGAAACTCCTTTTGGTAAAACAGATAAAATTCTTGGAGGTTCAGGAACTTTTGTTGGGTTAGCGGCAAGTCAGTTTGGTGTAAAAACAGGAGTTGTTTCTGTTGTTGGTGGAGATTTCCCAGAATCATATTTAAAAATGATGAATGGCAAAGGAATTAATACTGATGGTATTGAAATTATAAAAGAAGGAAAAACTTTTTTCTGGAGTGGAATATATCATAATGATATGAATTCTAGAGATACTTTAATTACAGAATTAAATGTATTAGAAAAATTTGAACCTGTTGTTCCTGCTGATTTTAAAGATGCTGGAATTGTAATGTTGGGTAATTTACACCCATTAACACAAGCATCTGTTTTAGATCAAATGACAGAAAAACCAAAATTAGTAGTTTTAGATACTATGAATTTTTGGATGGATATTGCACTTGAAGATTTACATACTGTTCTTAAAAGAGTAGATGTAATTACCATAAATGATGAAGAAGCTCGTCAATTATCAGGCGAATATTCTTTAGTAAATGCAGCTAAGAAAATCCATGAAATGGGACCAAAATACGTGGTTATTAAAAAAGGAGAACATGGCGCATTGTTATTTAACGATGGCAGTATGTTTTATGCACCGGCTTTACCTTTAGCAGAAGTTTTTGATCCAACAGGAGCAGGAGATACTTTTGCAGGTGGTTTCTGCGGATATTTAGCAAAAACAGAAGATATTTCTTTCGAGAATATGAAAAACGCTATTATTTACGGTTCTAATTTAGCTTCATTTTGTGTAGAGAAATTTGGAACAGAACGAATGCAGGAGCTTACAGCAGATGAAGTTAAAGAGCGTTTGCAAGCGTTTAAAGATTTAACCCAGTTTGATATAACATTATCATAAATAAAAATCCGCGTCTAATAACGCGGATTTTTTTATACATAAAAAACAACAAAACCCCAGTTAAATGAGTGACGCAATTAAACACGAATGCGGAATTGCATTAGTTAGATTAAAAAAACCTTTACAGTTTTACAAGGATAAATATGGTTCTGCTTTTTACGGAATTAACAAAATGTATTTATTGATGGAGAAGCAACATAATCGTGGTCAAGATGGTGCTGGTTTTGCAAGTGTAAAATTTAATGTACAACCTGGTACAAGATATATTAGTAGAGTTCGTTCTAATCAATCGCAACCAATACAAGATATTTTTGCGCAAATAAATGGACGTTTAAATAGTGTTTTAGAAGAAAATCCTGATAAAAAAGACGATGTTGATTGGCAAGAAGAAAACATGCCTTATGTTGGAAATCTGTTTTTAGGACACGTTCGTTACGGTACTTTTGGTAAAAACTCTATAGAAAGTGTACATCCTTTTTTGCGTCAAAGTAATTGGAGACATCAAAACTTAATTGTTGCAGGGAATTTTAATATGACGAATTCTAAACAAATGTTAGAAGAGTTAATAGAGTTAGGTCAGCATCCAAAAGAAAATACAGATACTGTAACTGTTATGGAAAAAATTGGGCACTTTTTAGAAGCAGAAGTTTCTGATTTATATTTAAAAGCTAAAGAACAAGGTTTTAATAAAAAAGATGCATCGCCTTTTATTGAAGAAAATTTAAGTTTAAAAAATATTTTAAAAAGATCATCTAAAAATTGGGATGGTGGTTACGCAATGGCTGGTTTAGTTGGGCATGGAGATGCTTTTGTTTTAAGAGATCCAAACGGTATTAGACCTACCTATTTTTACGAAGATGATGAAGTAGTTGTAGTTGCATCAGAAAGACCAGTTATACAAACTGTTTTTAATGTTAAGATTACTGATGTAAAAGAATTAGAAAGAGGTCATGCGCTAATTATTAAAAAAAGCGGAACTACATCAATTGAAAAAGTTTTAGAGCCTAAAGAAAATAAAGCTTGTTCTTTTGAGCGTATCTATTTTTCTAGAGGAAGTGATGCAGGTATTTATGAAGAACGTAAAAATTTAGGAAAATATGTGTTTCCTAAGATTTTAACTGCAATAGATTCTGATATTTCTAACACCGTTTTTTCTTATATTCCAAACACGGCAGAAACTTCTTTTTATGGAATGACAGAAGCTGCTGAAGATGTTTTAAATGAACAAAAAACAGCAAAAATTTTAGAAGGCGGAAAAAATTTATCCGCAGAAAAAGTTACTCAAATTTTATCAGAAAGAGCACGTTTTGAAAAAATTGCAATTAAAGATGCGAAATTAAGAACTTTTATTGCTGATGATAGTTCTAGAGATGATTTGGTAGAACATGTTTATGATATTACGTATGGTGTTGTAAAACCTACAGATAACTTGGTTATTATTGATGATAGTATTGTGCGTGGAACAACTTTAAAGAAAAGTATTATTAGAATTTTAGATAGATTAGAGCCTAAGAAAATTGTAGTAGTTTCTTCTGCTCCTCAAATTCGTTATCCAGATTGCTATGGAATAGACATGGCAAGAATTGAAGATTTTATTGCCTTTAAAGCTGCATTAGAATTGTTAAAAGATCATAATAAATATCATGTTGTAGCAGATGTTTATCAAAAGTGTAAAAATCAACAAGAGAATGAAGATGTAGAGATTGTAAATTATGTAAAAGAAATTTACAGTTCATTTACTACAGAAGAAATTTCTGCTAAGATTGCTGAAATGTTAAAAACCGAAGATATTAAAGCCGATGTTGAGGTAATTTATCAAACTATAGAAGGTTTGCACAAAGCGTGTCCTGATCATTTAGGTGATTGGTATTTTACAGGTGATTATCCAACTCCTGGAGGTCATAGGGTTGTAAATCAGGCTTATATAAACTTTTATGAAGGGAATTCTAAAAGAGCTTACTAAAAGCTTTTAAAGAGTAAATAGTATAAAAAAAGCATCCAATTTTTGGATGCTTTTTTATGTATTTGAGTTCAAGTAAAATCACTTTTTTACTTGTGAGAAATACTTAAAGTAAAAACGTTACTTATTTTGCAGCTGCATATCTTTTTTCAGCTTCGTTCCAGTTAACTACTTTAAAGAAAGCGTTAATATAATCTGGTCTTCTGTTTTGGTAGTTTAAATAGTAAGCATGCTCCCAAACGTCTAATCCTAAAATAGGAGTTCCGCCACAAGTAACACCTGGCATTAATGGGTTATCTTGGTTTGGAGTAGAACAAACTTCTACTTTTCCTCCTGGTAATACACATAACCAAGCCCAACCAGAACCAAATTGTGTTGCAGCAGCTTTAGAAAAAGCTTCGATAAATGCATCTTTAGAACCAAAAGCAGCTTCGATAGCGTCTTTTAATTCGCCAGATAAATAACCTCTATCTTCTGGATTTAAAACGGTCCAAAATAAAGAATGATTATAAAAACCACCTCCATTGTTTCTTACAGCAGCATTACTCATATCTAAGTTGGTAAGAATATCTTCGATAGATTTTCCTTCTAAATTTGTACCTGCAATTGCGTTGTTTAAATTATTTGTATAACCTTGGTGATGTTTTGTATGGTGTATTTCCATAGTTCTTGCATCAATGTTTGGTTCTAAAGCGTCGTAAGCGTATCCTAATTCTGGTAATTCAAAAGCCATAATTGTATATTTTTTTCTGATTAAATTAATAATTGTTTTACAAATCTAACAATTAAAAAATGGTTTAACAAGTAGATTTCGTTTTGATAATTTATAGTTGAATAGAAAGGATTTATTCTCCATATTCACGCATAAATTCTTCAACTTTATCAACCATATTTTTACTTCCGCAAACAAAAGGTACTCTTTGATGTAATTCTGTTGGCACAACATCCATTGTTCGTGTATAGCCATCAGAAGATTTACCGTTTGCTTGTTCTGCTAAAAAAGCCATTGGATTACATTCATATAATAAACGTAATTTTCCGTTAGGATTTCTAGAACCTTTTGGATACATGTAAATTCCGCCTTTAATCATATTTCTATGAAAATCAGAAACTAAAGAACCAATATATCTACTTGTATAAGGTCTTTCTCCTTCTTCTTCCTGACAATATTTTATGTATTTTTTTATCCC
Protein-coding sequences here:
- a CDS encoding superoxide dismutase codes for the protein MAFELPELGYAYDALEPNIDARTMEIHHTKHHQGYTNNLNNAIAGTNLEGKSIEDILTNLDMSNAAVRNNGGGFYNHSLFWTVLNPEDRGYLSGELKDAIEAAFGSKDAFIEAFSKAAATQFGSGWAWLCVLPGGKVEVCSTPNQDNPLMPGVTCGGTPILGLDVWEHAYYLNYQNRRPDYINAFFKVVNWNEAEKRYAAAK